A window of Centropristis striata isolate RG_2023a ecotype Rhode Island chromosome 13, C.striata_1.0, whole genome shotgun sequence genomic DNA:
CTGAGGTGACACAGAAACCAGATTATTGCCACTGTTAGTACTCAGATCCTGTTTAAAGTGAGGATTTATGGACTGTTCATTAGCTGTAAATGACTTCACCTGACTCACTGATTGGTTCCCATCTTCCTTTGGTCTTTCTGTCAGTTCATTTCAGGTACGTTGTTTTTCACCCTTTTCTTGATGAGATTCTGCTCGGCAAGATCAAGTACTGCAGTCAAGAGGGCGTTCATGGTAACCTTTGTCTTTCCATCTCAGCATGTATGATCCCTTGAAATGTAATCTCTGATTTATTCTCAGACCTCAATGTGACGTCTTCAAAGTCTTTTGTGAACCAACAGTTCAATtcctaaaaacatttaatttacaatTCAATAAAACAGAAGGAGCAAATCTTCACATAGGAGAAGCTGGATATTCCAAATGTCAGAATAGTATCTGTTTCTATCTACTCATTGAATAAGAACAAAAGTACAAATTaaagtgaatttgaaaaaatgtttgtgacttAATTGTGATGTAAATTACCAGCTGATGAGATTGTTCTCATCAGTCAGCtgtagcatatatatatatatatgtatatatgttctgtttatatatatgttgtgtTGTCTACACAACCAGTCCCATTAGGATCTGAGAGATTTCCAGTTGTTTGGTGCCTttttaatcttccactttttcATCAATCAATCTTTGTTAGCATAGCACTGTTCATACAGGTTAGTGCAGAGCTCAAATGACTGACAAGCCAATAATAAGACAGAGCAAGTGCCATTGTGATtactttatatgtattttatatctTGGATATTATGTGTATGTGATAATATTTAATACTaagtttataataattattattattatcattataagaccgtaaaaaacaacagaaaatacaaatacaatttaaCAGTTTGCGACtaatacatgcaaaaaaaatgtaaatgtaattaagtagttttaattattttaataacagtAATGGTAGTACTGGTAATGGTAGTACAGATTTAAAagatataatagtaataataataatagtcacaTTAAAGCTAGAATAAAAACtgtttcaaataaattaaagagaggaaacaaaatggaCAAATGAAATGAATCcgttgaaaaaatatatacaatgttgttattattattattattattattattattattattattattattattaataataataataataatgtatatattttttccacggatccattttatttgtctgttttgttttctcgttAATTTATAccgttttatttttattataataataataatactaataaaataACAGATGTTGATAAACCGTTCTGAATCAAAAGCTTTtcagctgctgtcactcttctgGAACCAAAGTCCCATGAAGCTGTCGTCCTCTTGTTGTCTGAACTGGGTTCATTTGCTGCTAATATTTAGCCAACTTACATCTGTCTGTATCCATGTTATTTTTCAGTGTTATTAAAAGCACACGACTGTCTCATGACCTTATGACAGGTCTTAATCCTTTGTTGTCTGCACCCCATGtgacttttaatatataatataatatcactTAATATATTGGACACAAAAAATCTTGTTAAGCTTCATTAACAAAGCCTGAATTGTGCTTAAGACATTGTAAACAGTCGTCCTGAATGCTGTGCCACATGACACTGGAGCGCTGTAAACACTGACACTGTGACCTTCTGCTTCACAGTGACCATGGGTTTCTTTGATGACATCCTCATCCCACCAGAGTCTCTTCAGCAGCCTGCAAAATTGTATCCTGActcaaaatattacttttaaattaagtaacctgaataattacattttttctcctCATCTGCATCACATACTGTTTAGATTCTCCTGGTTTATAGTGTCTGCGGCTCCTTAGCTCCAGTCTCAGCGATGAAGCAGAGCAGGTTTGGCTCTGGGAGTACGAGACAGACGAGGGGGCTCATGACCTCTACATGGACCAAGGAGAGGAGATCCGCTTTCGGGTGACAGACGAAGTCTTTGTGGACACGTCGCCAACGGGTCCGGCCGCTGCAACCACAGACACGCCAGCACAACCGGGACAGTCTGCAGCGCCACCGGCAGAGGAGAGCGTGGAGAAGAAAGAGGCGCCGTACACGCTGATTGTAAGAACACACCTCATGACTGACACACATTAACATCAGCTGTTTAAGTAAAACCAGCAAAAAACACCAAGTGTGAAAAAATCAATGCTCATTCTGTCTGATTCAGACTTTTTATAGGTTGAAGTTTGGTGGAGCTACAGTCTAGAGTTTTCTGTGTACCAGTTTAGGGTCGGCCTCCTTCCAGTTTTTCCAAAAAATTGACTGAATGTGTCATTAGGGATCATGAAAGCAGTCCCAGTCCCCGACAGCTGGTGTGTACTGTTGACCTGATGCATTTAttgccagctgtcaatcatgtctTGTAGAGAAATGGCACAACTTTTGCtgtaaacatgattaaaacagAAATTGCTCTAGTTTACCTCTGGTAAGTAGGGAGTGGTTACCATGCCACATCCTTCTGAGGCCAGCATCATCAGGGCTCCACTCAACAAAATGcagttgtcatttttagtcacttGCAGTTATAAGTCAGCTCaatgataaaaatgtgacattaaaaaaaaaaagaaaaagttgataACAGTAACCGAAACAAAATTCTTTGCAGTTTGTGTTGCATCTGACAGAATTTTAATCTTAAATGTTATTAATTAGCGTGTCCACCCTCCAGTTCCTGGATTACAAAGATTTCAGTAgtgcagctgttgtttttttatttgctttgcaGTTATCTCTAAAACAGGTGCCCCATGAgcaaacacaccaacacaacACAGCAGTGTCTCATCCAGGTTCTGACTGTAACAGCAATATTTTAAACGTCACTAATTGGGAGGCAACCAAAGGGTAAGAATTGGCTACAACCTCGCAGCCAttcctgaaaacaaaaatctaaaacttcAAGAATCTTCATCCACTTTTAGTCTTAGTCAGGTTTGACTGTGCAATTTAAGCTGGTAGTTCATGTCGTACCATCCTCTAACTCCTCCAGGGCTGCAAAGGTTTTAAAGGGAGAGAGCTCCTGTTGGTGCCTGGTAAGGCCAGAAAAGGCCACAGGAAAAATAATCCATGGTGCTGGAAGCTTGGTGACGTAGCTACCACTTGCACTCTTTGCCATTTAGTGCCCACTGGTAAATAAACTTGAATAAACTTTCACTGTATAAATGCTGTTGTGCTTGGGCTCTTAATCATGACTGAAAACGGTGTGTGGGTGTGCTATGGGCTTTATCTTTggccaaaatgaaacaaaagtaGCTTCACATCCATCCTGACCCACTGTGCTGTTGTTTCAGGGGACCATCTGTGACCCGGGGCTGGGGCTGCTGTCATGGTGGAACAGTTAgcgccgaggaggaggaggaagaggaagagtttAACACTTGGTGGTTATCAACCACTGGCCCTGATCATGCCTGATCGGAGAGACGAGGGACGGTCGGCCAGAGACACAGAACCCATGAGTTTGGGTGCTGAAATAAAGACTCGAGTCAAGCTGCTGTCTGAACCAAGATACTGTCAGTGCAAAGTGACTGATGTCACGTGACACTGATTGTGTTGTAAATACTGCCCATAACATACCAGCTTCATGTAAAATTgaccaaatgtttaaaaacagaATCTTTTGATGGACACTTATATTCATTTGGCTAATTTACATGAGACATCGAATTTTGAGGTTTGAAGTGAGAGAACTTGAGGACAATTTATAACACTTTTGTATCATCAAGATCCATATAAAGGCAAGGCACCAATCAAAAAGTGATTTCAGTTGGATTACATTTctcattaattaataaaagtaaatatttaagtaaaaaataatcgtATCTATATTTAccattttctttgtaatttgaTTGTCCCATGGGTTTCCTATCCTCGGTTTATTTAACAGCcttttaatattttgtattcctattttgTCTCAGTAAAAGGGCGTATCATCAGCGTGAGTggttgtgattttgtgtgattATAGGAAGTATATCAGAACGGATTAGCAGCCAGGCTTAAAATCCTACAGTTTGAAGGGCAGTGAAGGCCACAGTCCTGTTGGTTTATAACAGATCTGCTCTCTGCTAAGGTTGTCACCAGACCACAATTTTACACTTCGATACAATacgaaaataaaaacacttgatACCTCTTTTGATAGTACagcaaaaaaagggggaaaaaagtcatGGGGACAGGAAATAGGATAAAAAAGTGTAAATTTGTcgtattttctatattttccatAGTATCAAAAATGTATAGAAGTATCAGTACTTCTGGCAACCTTACTCTCTGCACTGTGAATAACTACAGTGTTGGTCAGTTGAGTCAGTTTGGAAGCTCACACACATGCTTGTGTTTTGTACAATCACAAATGCAGTGAGCTGTGTTTCATGTGACAACTGCTTGGCCAGTTAATGTTTGTCTCAGTTGTCTGTTGTGAAACTAGGTCAGACTGTATAGAGcttttgtcattaaaaaaaatggtttgcATGTGACTGTCCTTGCAGAAATATTGCCTGCAGAACGCTGAGCGTAACATAATGTACCATGGACTATATAGAATGTGAACAATGGTGCTGCTCTCTTAGCTCATCTTGGATATTAAAactgtttggtgttttttttactggtgtttctataaatataagCATGGAAAAGGTTAAATCCAGGGGTGGACCCAGAGGTTAATCAATTTATGGAGGCTATATGCATTATTTGTTCAAGCAATTTGAGATAATATGCCTCTGTTATATTACACTTTTCTGTCTTATTGTTCTCCTATTGTCTTCATCATTCCTAAACCAGAACACAACAAATGGTAAGTATGACTCATTTTCACTCCTGCCACCTAAAAAGAGGCCAAACTTGTCTTATGTCACTATTTTTAAGTTGCATAAGTAGGGTAGGAATTTGGGGTAGATATCATGACTAATCTTGAACGTTGTTTATGTTATACTATGCTGGAGTACAGTTCAAGGAATGAATGTTGATCTGACAAATATACTAAATCTTAATCCATCCCAAAATAATCATGGTTGCTCTAATTGCAAATCCAAGATCCCCAACAATGCCAAATAACTGTGGTCTTTTATATTCTAATCTGAATATTAGGCCAACTGAAGAACATTTACTCAGTGATAGTATATTTCTTCAAAGGAAGGATAGcattgttttaaacatgttaagtTATGAAATGGTTGTGGCTTGTTGGGTTAAGGCAACTTTTGTTTAAGGTAAGGGGCGAAAGCATGTGGTTAGGTgttaaaaaatgaactaaatgGTCAAAACTACAGGACATTAGTTTCTTTTGTGATGTAAAATGTGTCAGACTGTGACATAGGTACTCATAGGCCTGATACACCTGAAAGTTAAATTACTTGTTTTCTCAACGGACACGTAAAACtgatctcctgggtgaaagtgaCCCTTTCCCTCCTGCTCACCTTatgtggactttgttgctcttaaTACTCTGTATCCTTGCTTCTGCCTTTGCtaccactagagggcaccacTTTTGGGGAAGGAAAGTCTCAAACTTTTGCTCCACTAATCTGCCGGTGCGGTCAGAGAGACTGAGGGGAAATTACACAAAGTTGAAGGCATTTTTAAAAGCCTAAAAGATTCAAGTTGTTCTTTTAAGGAAATATTAGGGCGGGACTTTTTGGGCTGTTGATTTGGGATCAGTTGTACAGAACATTTCTACGAACATGTTGCATTCGATTAGTTTGATGGTAGAAGATAGATtgtaatagtttttttctgtcaattcttACTCATCACTATACTGGCATTGGAAAGACATGTTGCCAGGGGCTCAGTGTTCTCTGAACTCACTCTTGATTTGGTCTCAACGGCATTTAGACTCCTCTTGGACTTGACTTGGACTCAATTAAGTTGGTCTTGAGCCACCCCCTGCTCCGTTCCTGGTAGAACCACTCCAGTGTCCCATATAACACACCCTTTATAATAAAGCAGCACAAGAACAGCTGCAAAAAGAGTGAAATATGATAATGATAAATCATGGCAAATACAAAGAATACCTCACCATGGATCACACTGTTCCCCAAGCAGATTACACACATGCCAAGGAAGTCattttctgcacacacacacacacacacacggtcgcATCACGCCATCGGAATCTCCGCCAGCTGCGCAGACTCAGCAGCCCTCGCATCGTCACGTCAGGGTTTTCCGTCGAACTGCGCGGATTTAGTcgacttatttatttaataagtcGTTATATAATACGCATAGActgaagacacacacaggcacacggTGATCGTCCTCAACCTACCAGCGCACCCAATGCAGTAAGTAACATTTCTGTGTATATATGCATGTTCGAGTCCCCGCAGGGGGAGTGTGTCACTGTGGCTTTGTTTTGGGATCGGGACAATGTATTCTCTGCATGCTTGACAGAATAGCTGCTAATTAACAGA
This region includes:
- the polr3h gene encoding DNA-directed RNA polymerase III subunit RPC8; protein product: MFVLVEMVDTVRIPPWNFQRQLNEAIAEELNKKLANKVVYNVGLCICLYDITKLEDSYIFPGDGASHTKVHFRYVVFHPFLDEILLGKIKYCSQEGVHVTMGFFDDILIPPESLQQPAKFDEAEQVWLWEYETDEGAHDLYMDQGEEIRFRVTDEVFVDTSPTGPAAATTDTPAQPGQSAAPPAEESVEKKEAPYTLIGTICDPGLGLLSWWNS